The stretch of DNA attattcagaaatcttGCCTGTGTCATCctgctttatgattgagtagtaggctaagcttgcttagggttgtagggtgttagccgcatgaactgaacacaaataagtgaTCTCAACTATCTTCATTCATATTGATCTTACTGCCTGCATTGAactgatcacttaatgttggaTCTATGATCTAATCCTCTAGCTAACCGTTAGGAGATATGTCGAcctatattgaatgagcttagtatccctaatcagcgagagtagatattagggtattaagtgaactaatcagATCTCGCATCTAAAGCTTGCTTTCGCGTCTTGTTCCAAGCGAGAGCTTAGGAGTCAAGACCGACACGCATAGGGAATAAGATCACGATAGTGAGTTGTTCCAGCTGAGTGATCTGAGTTCTAGACCGCATTTCATcgcacttgaatagttgttcagTTCTGCAATTAGCATCCGATCATTGACCCTAAGCCAGCTTCATTTAAATCGAATTCAAATTACCTAGGCATTCTTGTTACTTTTGTCGCAATTAATTCTCAAAACCCATTTGTTTCTCAGCTTGAcattgaactcataagagtaaagagtaaactggtcctctggattgaatctcaaatattacaatcaccactgttaacttgacagtagcaaggattcatttttagtgtatcaagttttggcgccgttgccggggactaagcttttacctttatttttcagtttaatatttagtctgagatatctaacttgctttacttctttgttggaacagatgatccaagtgcatgaccagtagacatactcggagcaacgcACAAGGACCACTACATCAGCTGACTAACGAAGAACTCGCAAGATTAGAAAGACAGAACCGTCAACAGCCAAGAACAACCGACACCAACATGGGTGATCATGGAAATATGGATGACCTCACTGCTGCATTGGCACTCATTCAACAACAAATGCAGAATCAGCAACAGCAGATGCAGCAGATGCAGCAAACCATCCAGAATCAGCAACAAGCTGCACAAGAGCAAGCAGTCGAGAACGCTGCGCGAGAGGAGCGTGGTGCTCTTATTGGGGAGCGAAACCTTCCGAGGAATTTCGCTACTAACCGCTCTCCCATCAACCCTCCACCCTGTACTCGACAGGATTATGAGATCAAACCTGCACTGATAGGTCTGGTACAGAAGAGCACATTCAGTGGCCTCACTTCAGACATACCAATGGACCACATAGAGGCCTTTGAGAGGATCTGCAATTTCTCTCGCTCAAATGGAGTGCCACCGGATTACGTCAAGTGCACACTTTTCCCATTTTCTCTTGAAGGGAAAGCTGCAAGTTGGCTGCAATCTCTCCCAACCGGTTCTCTAACCTCATGGGACCAGGTTCGATCAGCATTCCTGAGCCACTTCTACACAAAGTCCAAAACCGCGGCTCTAAGGCATAGAATCTCCAACTTCAAGCAGAAATCTGATGAACCCTTTTATGAAGCTTGGGAGAGGTATAAAGAGTACCAGAGGGAATGTCCACACCACGGGTTTGATGACGATTACATATTGGAGGTGTTCTACGATGGAGTGAGCTATGAGTACCGGAACACCCTTGATTCCTCTAGTAacggagacttcatgactcagacCACCCCTGGTGCATTCgcgctgattgagaacatggcttcTAGTTCACTCaacaagaacaaggagcatgatCGCTCCAAAAGTGTGAACAGCATAGACGATTTAGCGGCGAAGGTGGACCAACTGCTGAAGGGAAACCAGAGCCAGGTCTTCATAATGCAAGAAGCAACTCCTGAGAAGAATGCGGGGGATAAGGCGTTTGAAGCTGAGCAGGCAGGAGACGATCAGCAGGAAGTGAGTTACGTAAATGGACAAGGGTGGCAGCTGAAGAATTATCACCCAAACCCTAACGTAAGGAACAATCCACAACTTTTCTGGCTTAAGCAGGACAAACAAGTTGATCCGGCGCAGAACAACCAGGGCCAGTATTCGGGATATCAGAAGAACTATCAACCCCGAACATATGTTCTAAGCCAACCGCAGAGCAATCAGCCTCAAATACAGAACCACCAGAACACTCAAGTCGCTACCTCCACCCCTGTCGCTGTTCCGCAAGATGAAACTAAAACCATGCTGCAGCAACTCCTCCAAGGACAACAGCTCCAAGGGAAAGCGCTG from Brassica napus cultivar Da-Ae unplaced genomic scaffold, Da-Ae ScsIHWf_1226;HRSCAF=1752, whole genome shotgun sequence encodes:
- the LOC125596527 gene encoding uncharacterized protein LOC125596527: MGDHGNMDDLTAALALIQQQMQNQQQQMQQMQQTIQNQQQAAQEQAVENAAREERGALIGERNLPRNFATNRSPINPPPCTRQDYEIKPALIGLVQKSTFSGLTSDIPMDHIEAFERICNFSRSNGVPPDYVKCTLFPFSLEGKAASWLQSLPTGSLTSWDQVRSAFLSHFYTKSKTAALRHRISNFKQKSDEPFYEAWERYKEYQRECPHHGFDDDYILEVFYDGVSYEYRNTLDSSSNGDFMTQTTPGAFALIENMASSSLNKNKEHDRSKSVNSIDDLAAKVDQLLKGNQSQVFIMQEATPEKNAGDKAFEAEQAGDDQQEVSYVNGQGWQLKNYHPNPNVRNNPQLFWLKQDKQVDPAQNNQGQYSGYQKNYQPRTYVLSQPQSNQPQIQNHQNTQVATSTPVAVPQDETKTMLQQLLQGQQLQGKALNQVTTEINTRMNHMFGDLSTKYDNVASHMRQMDIQIAQTAESVKRQQGTLPGKTDKNPKECNAVQLRSGKQLSEPERRRFTAAEKGKQKESEQPPADQADEGNTEPVVETVSPGSEQPAEAVRPIPEAVPPREYIPKVPYPVPAKVTRKDKEEIKCRKMLEDLTVRLPLMDAI